One window from the genome of Parasteatoda tepidariorum isolate YZ-2023 chromosome 8, CAS_Ptep_4.0, whole genome shotgun sequence encodes:
- the LOC139426179 gene encoding uncharacterized protein F54H12.2-like, producing the protein MPKKVIIGCVDNEAFHGTLTKSPFDFKHFDLNFIGVYVDGQPVPHNPLELNFSQNQYIRAYQTLFDGTERMGQDRGMIISREDYKNGNTLFGFNISPDLCSGEHLNLIKHSNLRLELKFAKSLEKTVCVIVFAEFENLIEINKPRNILFDFVN; encoded by the coding sequence ATGcctaaaaaagttattattggCTGTGTAGATAATGAAGCTTTTCATGGAACATTGACAAAATCtccttttgattttaaacattttgatttaaattttattggagTGTATGTAGATGGACAACCCGTCCCCCATAATCCGTTGGAACTCAACTTTTCACAAAATCAATACATTCGTGCCTATCAAACTTTATTTGATGGAACGGAACGAATGGGTCAAGATAGAGGAATGATTATTTCCAGAGAAGACTACAAGAACGGAAATACATTATTTGGATTTAATATCTCCCCAGATCTATGTTCAGGAGAACATTTAAATCTGATTAAGCATAGCAATTTGAGATTAGAACTGAAATTTGCCAAATCACTGGAAAAAACAGTATGCGTTATCGTTTTTGccgaatttgaaaatttgattgaaattaacaagccaagaaatattttattcgactTCGTAAATTGA
- the LOC139426180 gene encoding uncharacterized protein F54H12.2-like — protein MVKTNNTAITKDDVLGPVNLFLHSLFSQVDVSLNDRTVSNSSNTYPYKACIETLLNYGYDSKTSQLTAELFNKDSEDGLNKRTAFFKESATVDMIGCIHSDLFHQDRHLLNLVGLKIKLIRNKPEFCVQGSEGFKVVLDHVSLFIRKVRVNPGVLLGHAKALEETSAKYPINRVLCKVYSIPKGSMCFI, from the coding sequence ATggtaaaaacaaacaatacaGCTATCACTAAAGATGATGTTCTAGGACCTGTGAATTTATTTctacattcattattttctcaAGTAGATGTATCTTTAAACGATCGTACAGTTTCCAATTCAAGTAATACCTATCCCTATAAGGCCTGTATTGAAACTCTCCTAAACTATGGATATGATAGCAAAACATCTCAATTAACTgctgaattatttaataaagattctGAGGATGGTTTAAACAAAAGAACtgcttttttcaaagaaagcgCAACAGTGGATATGATTGGCTGCATTCATTCAGATTTATTTCATCAAGATCGTCATTTACTCAATTTAGTgggtttgaaaataaaactaataagaaaCAAGCCAGAATTTTGTGTACAAGGATCTGAAGGATTTAAAGTAGTATTGGATCATGTCTCTTTATTCATTCGAAAAGTTCGTGTGAACCCCGGAGTGCTTCTTGGTCATGCTAAAGCACTCGAGGAAACAAGTGCAAAATACCCCATTAATCGAGTCCTATGCAAAGTGTATTCGATTCCTAAAGGGAGCAtgtgttttatttaa